In a single window of the Verrucomicrobia bacterium CG1_02_43_26 genome:
- a CDS encoding molecular chaperone HtpG produces the protein MAATVEKHEFQAEVKQVLDIVVHSLYTDKEIFVRELISNASDALEKLRHAQLQQQEIFEDHLDLEINVSTDETGGTITIQDFGIGMTRDELIENLGTIAHSGSRKFLEAIKQAGENNQSLIGQFGVGFYSAFMVAESVDVYTHSANKDASGCHWSCDGSNSYTIEDAEGQRRGCKIVIKLKDEYKDFANESRVKSIIERYSSFVQFPITLNGTKVNTIQALWLRGKNEIKEEEYKEFYKFQAHAFDEPLSWLHFSADAPLDIKAILFVPTENMEKFGFGLTQPSVALYCRKVLIDAEPKGLLPEWMRFVKGVVDSADLPLNISRESMQDTALVQKLNQVLAKRFIKHLEELAKKKPEGYTTFWNTFNNFIKEGITTDPMNKEHLVPLLRYESSQLDKEQLTSLPEYLSRAKPDQKEIYYMVGKNREAIEAGPYMEAFKSRGLEVLYLFETVDDFVMSHIQAFEGKKLVSIDQDDIELDDAPEQAEGQPMDEKAFTDLCDWMKQTLGDKRVAGVKAGTRLVGSPVIALSSDKMMTANMRRIMKAMKQPIDASPSVNLQLNTRHPLIKNVAALRTTNEALAKEIAFQLYDNAMVAAGLLEDPKEMIQRTYSLLEKLSAQQ, from the coding sequence ATGGCAGCTACAGTAGAAAAACACGAGTTTCAGGCAGAGGTAAAACAAGTCCTGGATATCGTAGTCCATTCCCTTTATACGGATAAAGAAATCTTCGTTCGTGAGCTCATTTCAAACGCGTCAGACGCTCTGGAAAAGCTGCGCCACGCTCAACTTCAGCAACAGGAGATCTTTGAGGATCACTTGGATTTGGAAATAAATGTATCTACAGATGAAACAGGAGGAACCATCACGATCCAGGACTTTGGTATAGGCATGACGCGTGATGAGTTGATTGAAAACCTGGGCACCATTGCCCATTCCGGTTCACGTAAATTTTTAGAAGCCATCAAACAAGCGGGCGAAAATAATCAATCGCTCATTGGTCAATTTGGGGTCGGTTTCTACAGTGCGTTTATGGTCGCTGAAAGCGTGGATGTCTATACTCACTCTGCTAACAAAGATGCCAGTGGATGCCATTGGTCCTGTGACGGCTCAAATAGCTACACGATTGAAGATGCTGAAGGTCAGCGCCGTGGATGCAAAATTGTTATCAAATTAAAGGACGAGTATAAGGACTTTGCAAACGAGTCTCGTGTAAAATCAATCATTGAGCGTTATTCCAGCTTTGTTCAATTCCCTATCACGTTAAACGGCACTAAAGTGAATACCATACAGGCTCTCTGGCTTCGTGGTAAAAATGAAATCAAGGAAGAAGAGTATAAGGAGTTTTACAAATTTCAGGCGCACGCATTTGATGAGCCGCTTTCTTGGTTGCATTTTAGTGCGGATGCGCCTTTGGATATCAAAGCCATTCTTTTTGTGCCAACAGAGAATATGGAGAAGTTTGGCTTTGGGCTAACACAGCCTTCCGTTGCCTTGTATTGCCGGAAGGTCTTGATTGATGCGGAACCTAAGGGGCTTTTGCCGGAATGGATGCGTTTCGTGAAGGGTGTTGTGGATAGTGCGGATTTGCCGCTCAATATTTCCCGCGAGTCCATGCAGGACACCGCTTTGGTGCAAAAACTCAATCAGGTGCTCGCAAAGCGCTTTATCAAACATTTAGAAGAGCTCGCAAAAAAGAAGCCGGAGGGCTATACGACTTTCTGGAACACGTTTAATAACTTTATCAAAGAGGGGATTACTACAGACCCGATGAATAAAGAGCATCTGGTTCCGCTTTTACGCTACGAGTCCTCCCAGTTAGATAAAGAGCAGCTTACCAGCTTGCCTGAATATCTTTCGCGCGCGAAGCCGGATCAAAAGGAAATTTACTACATGGTCGGCAAGAATAGAGAAGCAATCGAGGCCGGGCCTTATATGGAAGCGTTTAAGTCCAGGGGCTTAGAGGTGCTTTATTTATTCGAAACGGTAGACGATTTTGTCATGTCTCACATCCAAGCTTTCGAGGGCAAAAAGCTTGTCTCGATTGACCAGGATGACATCGAGCTCGATGATGCTCCCGAGCAGGCCGAGGGCCAGCCAATGGATGAAAAGGCGTTTACCGATTTGTGTGACTGGATGAAGCAAACCTTAGGGGATAAGCGTGTTGCGGGTGTTAAAGCCGGTACTCGTTTAGTGGGTAGCCCGGTCATCGCATTATCTTCAGATAAAATGATGACTGCGAATATGCGTCGTATCATGAAGGCTATGAAGCAGCCCATTGATGCTAGCCCGAGCGTTAACCTTCAGTTGAACACAAGGCATCCGTTGATCAAAAATGTGGCCGCTTTACGTACGACTAACGAAGCGCTGGCTAAAGAAATCGCTTTTCAATTATACGATAACGCAATGGTTGCGGCAGGCTTGTTGGAGGATCCAAAAGAAATGATTCAGCGAACCTATTCGCTTTTGGAGAAATTATCGGCTCAGCAATAA
- a CDS encoding SLC13 family permease — protein MSWEIIFIGALIVFALVSFIVEKIPSDLTSMTVLAAIVLVSMITGSDKLPDVPDIIKVFANEAPITIAGLFIISAALEKCGFIDVIATGLGRLTRLKYAPFLFLLIITVAVISAFLNNTAVVVIFLPVVLSLAKRMDTPASKFLIPLSYASIFGGCCTAIGTSTNVLVSGILQANYMPPLRMFELLWVGGPLFIFSAGYIALFGNKLLPARETLMSILSDDERKEYIVEALVRPGSSLAGVSMEKSGLMKANGIRLIEINRRGVTIESGFNSIVMEEGDRLILACRPDAVMRAHTVAGIDLKKIGHGEMDLEQISGEEAVIVEGVIGPKSSLAGKTLGEINFRNRLKVLLMAVHRKGINLRDQLSTVRLQFGDTLLIMGTEVAVDNIRRGDDIILLDRPALPGKDMRKKMPIAISVMAAIIATVSLGYVPMVGAVLVGTVILLLTGCLKPKEGYQAIEWRILMLIYGMLVLGLCMESTGFARLLSGGIINLTDGVVSQAMKPMVILIVIYLCTSFLTEVLSNNATVVLMAPFAIGFAATLGVDPRPFVIAVTIAASTSFSTPVGYQTNTYVYGAGGYRFSDFFRIGVALNLIYFAGSMFIIPKVWPF, from the coding sequence ATGAGTTGGGAGATTATATTCATTGGAGCCTTAATTGTTTTTGCGCTTGTTAGTTTTATAGTTGAGAAAATACCGTCGGATCTCACTTCTATGACGGTTTTGGCTGCTATCGTGTTGGTTTCGATGATTACGGGCTCGGACAAACTTCCTGATGTTCCGGACATTATCAAAGTGTTTGCGAATGAAGCGCCTATTACCATCGCGGGTTTGTTCATAATCAGCGCGGCGTTGGAAAAGTGCGGTTTTATTGACGTGATTGCTACCGGGTTGGGCAGATTGACTCGGCTAAAATATGCGCCTTTTTTGTTTTTGCTCATCATCACCGTAGCCGTTATTTCAGCTTTTTTAAACAACACCGCAGTGGTTGTTATTTTTCTTCCCGTTGTATTAAGTTTGGCAAAACGGATGGATACACCTGCTTCGAAGTTCCTGATTCCATTGTCTTATGCGTCTATCTTTGGGGGATGTTGCACCGCTATTGGCACGAGCACAAATGTTTTAGTAAGCGGTATTCTGCAAGCAAACTATATGCCGCCTTTGCGGATGTTTGAACTCCTTTGGGTAGGCGGGCCCTTATTTATTTTTAGCGCGGGGTATATTGCCCTTTTTGGAAATAAACTATTACCGGCGCGGGAGACGCTTATGTCTATCCTTTCAGATGATGAGCGCAAAGAGTATATTGTTGAAGCGTTAGTTCGCCCAGGCTCGTCCTTGGCCGGTGTTAGTATGGAAAAATCGGGTTTGATGAAGGCCAATGGGATTCGTTTAATCGAAATTAATCGCAGGGGCGTGACCATTGAATCTGGATTTAACTCTATCGTAATGGAAGAGGGCGATCGGCTCATCTTGGCCTGCCGGCCTGATGCCGTTATGCGAGCCCATACGGTTGCGGGGATAGATCTTAAGAAAATTGGGCACGGTGAAATGGATCTGGAGCAAATTTCCGGAGAAGAGGCCGTCATTGTTGAGGGCGTAATTGGTCCCAAATCTTCTCTTGCGGGAAAAACGCTTGGTGAAATTAATTTTCGTAATCGACTAAAAGTGCTCTTGATGGCGGTTCATCGAAAGGGGATAAATTTGCGTGATCAGCTCAGTACCGTTCGCTTGCAGTTTGGTGACACTCTTTTGATTATGGGCACAGAGGTTGCCGTTGATAATATTCGTAGGGGTGACGATATTATTCTTTTAGATAGACCTGCTTTGCCAGGTAAGGATATGCGTAAAAAAATGCCTATTGCCATATCGGTTATGGCGGCTATTATTGCTACGGTTTCGTTGGGCTATGTGCCTATGGTGGGTGCGGTCCTGGTGGGTACGGTTATTTTGTTACTTACGGGTTGCTTAAAGCCCAAAGAGGGTTACCAAGCGATTGAATGGCGTATATTAATGCTTATATATGGCATGCTTGTCTTGGGGCTTTGTATGGAGAGTACAGGATTTGCCAGGTTATTGTCTGGCGGAATCATTAATCTTACAGACGGTGTGGTATCCCAGGCGATGAAGCCAATGGTCATTCTGATTGTGATTTATCTCTGTACATCCTTTTTGACAGAGGTACTTTCTAATAACGCAACGGTTGTACTTATGGCTCCCTTTGCGATTGGTTTTGCTGCAACGCTTGGGGTAGATCCTCGGCCGTTTGTTATTGCGGTTACAATTGCGGCATCAACCAGTTTTTCGACACCGGTAGGGTATCAAACAAATACATACGTATATGGTGCTGGAGGTTACCGTTTTAGCGATTTCTTTCGCATTGGCGTTGCTTTGAATTTGATTTATTTCGCGGGCAGTATGTTTATTATTCCCAAGGTCTGGCCTTTTTAA
- a CDS encoding transaldolase produces the protein MNQLDQLKKLTTVVADTGDFEAIKDFTPRDATTNPTLIYQAIQKEEYKALFNKVIQDNKSASLPKDKLALHILDRLLIAFGKEILKIVPGRVSTEVDAHLSFDTEGTIAKARELIQLYQQEGIDPSSILIKIASTWEGAQAAKVLQKEGINCNLTLMFSLPQAIICAEAGAKLISPFVGRIYDWFKKSTGKEYVGAEDPGVLSVNKIYDYYKKFGYPTEIMGASFRNKGQITELAGCDLLTISPKLLEELKTTEAPVPQKLSESKANQSSIEKMDVDEKKFRWLLNEDQMATEKLSEGIRVFAHDCERLKDAIAKVL, from the coding sequence ATGAATCAACTCGACCAATTAAAAAAACTTACAACCGTAGTTGCTGATACCGGTGACTTCGAAGCCATCAAAGACTTCACCCCCAGGGATGCTACCACAAACCCTACTTTGATTTACCAAGCCATCCAAAAGGAAGAATATAAAGCTCTGTTTAACAAAGTCATCCAAGACAACAAAAGCGCTTCTCTCCCTAAGGATAAATTGGCGTTGCATATTCTAGATCGTTTACTGATTGCTTTTGGTAAAGAGATTTTAAAAATTGTCCCCGGTCGTGTTTCCACAGAGGTCGATGCTCATCTTTCTTTTGATACAGAAGGTACAATCGCTAAAGCCAGGGAGCTCATCCAGCTTTACCAACAAGAAGGAATCGACCCAAGCTCTATTCTGATTAAAATTGCCTCCACATGGGAAGGCGCTCAAGCCGCTAAAGTTCTCCAAAAGGAGGGCATTAACTGCAATTTGACGCTTATGTTCTCCCTTCCCCAAGCCATCATTTGCGCGGAAGCAGGCGCAAAGTTGATTTCACCTTTTGTTGGCCGTATTTACGATTGGTTTAAAAAGTCTACCGGCAAAGAGTATGTCGGCGCAGAGGATCCAGGTGTCCTGTCCGTAAACAAAATTTACGATTATTACAAAAAATTTGGATATCCAACTGAAATCATGGGCGCAAGCTTTAGAAACAAAGGCCAAATCACCGAACTCGCCGGATGTGATTTATTAACCATTAGCCCCAAGCTACTGGAGGAACTGAAAACAACAGAAGCACCTGTTCCCCAAAAGCTATCTGAATCCAAAGCAAATCAATCTTCCATAGAAAAGATGGACGTGGACGAAAAGAAGTTCCGCTGGTTGCTCAATGAGGATCAAATGGCCACCGAAAAGCTCTCTGAGGGCATACGCGTATTTGCACACGACTGTGAACGGTTAAAGGATGCCATTGCAAAGGTACTTTAA
- a CDS encoding aspartate--tRNA ligase, translated as MMKRSHHCNQLSLEDVNKPTTLVGWVDAIRDHGGVLFIDLRDREGITQIVFDPQNKQLSEQARSLKPESVIEVIGTVAARPSATVNPHLPTGGIEVAAEQLTIHNIAKTLPFPLEDEKADRVQDDLRLRYRYLDLRRPKSQKKLHMRHQAARAVRNYLDGERFTEVEMPTLFKSTPEGAREFLVPSRMHPANFYALAQSPQQYKQMLMVAGLERYYSLARCYRDEDLRADRQPEFTQVDMELSFIDREDMYDLIEGLLKRVWKEVLGIDIPTPFPRMPYHAAMNRYGVDKPDTRFDLELVDLSKIFEKSEFKVFASAVQSGGVIKAFNAKGLSDITQGELKTLEDIAKVLGAKGLAFIKAESGEWKSPILKFLSEQEKAELKDALNIEDGDLVFFAATNWDKACQILGRVRLDAAQLLVKRGRLSIPKDKYNFLWVIEFPLMLYDEEAGRYLSAHHPFTAPVEADVPLLDTDPTAVRGQHYDIVLNGVELGGGSIRIHQPDLQEKVFRDILKIPADIVTERFGYMLEAFQFGAPPHGGIALGFDRLIAILAGTESIRDVIAFPKTQKGQDLMSMSPGPATEKQLKDLHITLLEYAKIENRT; from the coding sequence ATTATGAAAAGATCGCATCATTGTAATCAGCTTTCCCTTGAAGATGTTAATAAGCCAACAACCCTCGTGGGTTGGGTGGATGCCATCCGTGACCACGGTGGTGTTTTGTTTATTGACCTGCGCGACCGTGAGGGGATTACACAGATCGTATTTGATCCCCAAAACAAGCAGCTTTCCGAACAAGCACGTAGCCTTAAGCCCGAATCCGTCATCGAAGTAATCGGTACCGTTGCGGCTAGACCAAGTGCAACCGTTAACCCACATTTACCAACGGGCGGAATCGAAGTCGCCGCTGAGCAGCTCACGATTCATAACATTGCGAAAACACTGCCTTTTCCTCTCGAGGATGAAAAAGCAGACCGTGTACAAGATGATTTGCGCCTGCGCTATCGTTATCTGGATCTTCGTCGCCCTAAGTCACAAAAAAAGCTTCACATGCGCCATCAAGCGGCTCGTGCTGTTCGCAACTACTTAGATGGAGAACGTTTTACAGAGGTAGAAATGCCTACCCTTTTCAAGAGTACTCCTGAGGGAGCTCGCGAATTCCTGGTACCTAGCCGCATGCACCCGGCCAATTTTTACGCATTGGCTCAATCCCCGCAACAATACAAGCAAATGCTCATGGTTGCCGGATTGGAGCGCTACTACTCACTTGCTCGCTGTTATCGCGATGAAGACCTTCGCGCGGATCGTCAACCCGAATTCACTCAGGTGGACATGGAGCTTTCCTTCATCGACCGTGAGGATATGTACGACCTAATTGAGGGCTTGCTCAAGCGCGTCTGGAAAGAGGTTTTAGGTATTGATATCCCAACACCTTTCCCGCGCATGCCTTATCACGCTGCCATGAATCGTTATGGCGTTGATAAACCGGATACTCGTTTCGACCTAGAGCTTGTTGATCTGTCTAAAATTTTTGAAAAATCTGAATTTAAGGTATTTGCTTCCGCAGTTCAATCCGGAGGTGTCATCAAGGCGTTTAACGCAAAGGGCTTGTCTGACATCACACAAGGGGAACTGAAAACACTTGAAGACATCGCTAAAGTTCTTGGAGCTAAAGGGTTAGCCTTCATTAAAGCTGAAAGCGGCGAATGGAAATCCCCTATCCTTAAGTTTTTATCCGAACAGGAAAAAGCAGAGCTTAAAGATGCGCTTAATATTGAGGATGGCGATTTGGTCTTCTTTGCCGCAACCAATTGGGACAAAGCTTGCCAAATCCTGGGCAGAGTCAGGTTAGATGCCGCTCAACTCCTTGTTAAACGAGGTCGTCTAAGCATTCCTAAGGATAAATATAATTTCCTCTGGGTAATCGAGTTTCCGCTCATGCTGTATGATGAAGAAGCTGGCCGTTATTTATCAGCTCACCACCCGTTTACCGCTCCTGTAGAAGCAGATGTTCCTCTACTTGACACCGATCCAACTGCTGTTCGCGGCCAACACTACGATATCGTTCTTAACGGAGTAGAACTTGGTGGCGGTAGTATTCGTATCCATCAACCTGATTTACAAGAAAAGGTATTTCGCGATATCCTTAAAATCCCTGCAGATATCGTAACCGAACGCTTTGGGTATATGCTGGAAGCATTTCAATTTGGCGCCCCTCCTCATGGCGGTATTGCATTAGGCTTTGATCGTTTAATTGCTATTCTTGCCGGTACGGAGAGTATTCGAGATGTCATTGCCTTTCCGAAGACGCAAAAGGGCCAAGATTTAATGTCCATGAGCCCTGGGCCTGCCACTGAAAAGCAGCTCAAGGATCTGCATATCACTTTGCTCGAATACGCGAAAATTGAAAATAGGACCTAA
- the aspA gene encoding aspartate ammonia-lyase (catalyzes the formation of fumarate from aspartate) → MRKERDSMGEMSVPEDSLYGASTQRAVLNFPISGHKMPERFIRCMGLLKYACAKANEDLGKLSKAKSEWIQKAALEVFNGEHNDQFPIDIFQTGSCTSSNMNVNEVIAHRVKQLGAKEAIHPNDDVNKGQSSNDTMPTVLHISVALALKEKLEPALAHLASELAKKADSWKDIVKIGRTHLMDATPVTMGQQFSGYAVQARKGVDRIQKAIQALCELAIGGTAVGTGINCYPGFTARVIEVIRNETGIDFKEADNHFEAQAGRDDCVEVAGQLNVIAASLTKIANDIRLMGSGPRSGLGELIVPATQPGSSIMPGKVNPVMSEMLVQVCLYVQGLCNTVVMCGRDGHFELNVTIPLIAYALHESIECLGNACRVFADKCVQGLKVDQDRCNELLERSLMLVTALNPHIGYDKAAYVAKKAYEENKTLKEILLAEGMLDEASIERALDPKTMIEMKDEEKE, encoded by the coding sequence ATGAGAAAAGAGAGAGATTCGATGGGGGAAATGAGTGTGCCTGAGGATTCGCTTTATGGGGCTAGCACGCAAAGGGCTGTATTAAATTTTCCAATCAGTGGGCACAAGATGCCGGAACGATTTATTCGTTGTATGGGTTTGTTGAAATATGCCTGTGCGAAAGCGAATGAGGATTTAGGAAAGTTATCTAAGGCGAAGTCGGAGTGGATACAGAAAGCGGCACTCGAGGTGTTTAACGGAGAGCATAACGATCAATTCCCGATAGATATCTTTCAAACAGGATCTTGTACATCCTCTAACATGAACGTTAATGAAGTGATCGCGCATCGCGTAAAGCAGCTGGGAGCTAAAGAAGCTATACACCCAAATGATGACGTGAATAAAGGACAATCCTCTAACGATACCATGCCAACTGTCCTACACATCAGCGTAGCGTTGGCGTTGAAAGAGAAGCTGGAGCCGGCCTTGGCTCATTTGGCGAGTGAATTGGCCAAGAAAGCGGACAGCTGGAAAGATATCGTGAAAATCGGCCGCACTCATTTAATGGACGCAACACCCGTGACCATGGGGCAACAATTTTCCGGGTACGCGGTACAGGCCAGAAAGGGCGTAGACCGTATTCAAAAAGCAATACAAGCGCTCTGTGAGTTAGCGATCGGAGGAACAGCTGTTGGCACGGGAATTAATTGTTATCCGGGTTTTACCGCGCGCGTTATCGAAGTTATTCGCAATGAAACAGGCATCGATTTTAAAGAGGCCGATAATCATTTTGAGGCTCAAGCCGGACGTGACGATTGCGTTGAAGTAGCGGGCCAATTGAATGTGATTGCCGCGAGTTTAACGAAAATAGCAAATGATATACGATTGATGGGCTCCGGGCCACGCTCTGGGCTAGGGGAGTTAATTGTGCCCGCAACGCAACCTGGGTCTTCTATTATGCCAGGCAAGGTGAACCCCGTTATGAGTGAGATGCTTGTGCAGGTTTGCTTATATGTGCAAGGGCTATGCAATACAGTAGTGATGTGCGGTAGAGACGGGCACTTTGAGCTAAATGTAACGATACCCTTGATTGCGTACGCCTTACATGAGTCTATCGAATGCTTGGGGAATGCCTGCAGAGTATTCGCGGATAAGTGCGTACAAGGCCTTAAGGTAGATCAAGACAGGTGTAACGAGTTGTTGGAACGCTCCCTGATGCTTGTGACGGCGCTGAATCCTCATATAGGTTATGATAAAGCAGCTTATGTGGCCAAGAAAGCTTATGAAGAGAATAAGACTCTTAAAGAAATTTTACTAGCAGAAGGGATGCTTGATGAAGCGAGCATAGAGCGCGCGTTAGACCCAAAGACAATGATCGAAATGAAGGATGAGGAAAAAGAGTAG